One window of the Salvia splendens isolate huo1 chromosome 1, SspV2, whole genome shotgun sequence genome contains the following:
- the LOC121745493 gene encoding cellulose synthase A catalytic subunit 3 [UDP-forming]-like: MEPEAEVKGETLKTIGSQVCQICGDDVGLTADHEPFAACDVCAFPVCRPCYEYERKDGNQSCPQCKTRYKRHKGSPAIQGDSEEDGVSDDVDDIHYSETQSDKQKISERMLSWRVNHGESLNAPKYDKEVPQNHIPLLTNGTDISGELSAASPGRLSMASPPPGGSGKPRIVDPVREFGSPGLGNVAWKERVDGWKMKQEKPAIPMTTSHPPSERGVGDIDASTDILVDDSLLNDEARQPLSRKVSIPSSRINPYRMVIVLRLVILCIFLHYRITNPVPNAYPLWLISVICEIWFAISWILDQFPKWLPVNRETYLDRLALRYDREGEPSQLASVDIFVSTVDPLKEPPLVTANTVLSILAVDYPVDKVSCYVSDDGSAMLTFEALSETSEFARKWVPFCKKYSIEPRAPEWYFAQKIDYLRDKVQPSFVKDRRAMKREYEEFKIRINALVSKAQKVPEEGWVMQDGTPWPGNNTRDHPGMIQVFLGQSGGLDSDGNELPRLVYVSREKRPGFQHHKKAGAMNALVRVSAVLTNGPFLLNLDCDHYINNSKALREAMCFLMDPNLGKYVCYVQFPQRFDGIDRSDRYANRNTVFFDINLRGLDGIQGPVYVGTGCVFNRTALYGYEPPHKPKNKKARLLSSCFGGSRKKSSMSSKKGSDKKKSSKHADPTVPIFSLEDIEEGVEGAGFDDEKSLLMSQMSLEKRFGQSAVFVASTLMENGGVPQSATPETLLKEAIHVISCGYEDKSEWGTEIGWIYGSVTEDILTGFKMHARGWRSIYCMPPRAAFKGSAPINLSDRLNQVLRWALGSVEILFSRHCPIWYGYKGRLKWLERFAYVNTTIYPITSIPLLLYCTLPAVCLLTGKFIIPQISNLASIWFLSLFLSIFATGILEMRWSGVGIDEWWRNEQFWVIGGVSAHLFAVFQGLLKVLAGIDTNFTVTSKAGDEEGDFTELYMFKWTTLLIPPTTLLIVNLVGVVAGISYAINSGYQSWGPLFGKLFFAFWVIVHLYPFLKGLMGRQNRTPTIVVVWSILLASIFSLLWVRVDPFTTRVTGPKVEECGINC, encoded by the exons ATGGAACCTGAAGCAGAAGTCAAG GGGGAGACTTTGAAGACCATTGGCAGCCAGGTTTGTCAGATCTGTGGGGATGATGTTGGTTTGACTGCCGATCATGAGCCATTTGCTGCATGCGATGTCTGTGCGTTTCCAGTTTGCAGGCCTTGCTATGAATATGAGAGGAAGGATGGAAATCAGTCTTGCCCTCAGTGTAAAACCAGATACAAGAGGCATAAAG GGAGTCCTGCAATTCAAGGTGATAGTGAAGAGGATGGTGTTtctgatgatgttgatgataTCCATTACTCTGAAACTCAAAGTGACAAGCAGAAAATTTCAGAGCGAATGTTGAGCTGGCGAGTTAATCATGGAGAAAGTCTTAATGCACCAAAGTATGACAAGGAAGTCCCTCAAAACCACATTCCATTGCTTACGAATGGAACAGAT ATCTCTGGGGAACTATCTGCTGCATCACCCGGGCGCCTTTCAATGGCATCTCCTCCTCCTGGAGGCAGTGGAAAAC CCAGGATTGTGGATCCAGTGAGGGAGTTTGGATCTCCAGGCTTAGGCAATGTTGCCTGGAAAGAAAGAGTGGATGGCTGGAAAATGAAGCAGGAAAAGCCTGCTATTCCTATGACTACTAGCCACCCCCCTTCAGAAAGAGGAGTGGGAGATATTGATGCGAGCACTGATATTCTTGTCGATGACTCTCTGCT GAATGATGAAGCCCGACAGCCCCTATCAAGGAAGGTTTCTATTCCGTCTTCAAGGATAAACCCTTACAGGATGGTTATTGTATTGCGGCTGGTTATTCTATGTATTTTCTTGCACTATAGAATAACGAACCCTGTACCCAATGCATATCCATTGTGGCTGATTTCTGTGATTTGTGAGATTTGGTTTGCTATATCCTGGATTCTGGATCAGTTCCCAAAATGGCTTCCTGTAAACCGTGAAACGTATCTTGACAGGCTTGCTCTGAG ATATGACCGTGAAGGAGAGCCATCACAACTAGCTTCTGTTGACATATTTGTCAGTACTGTTGATCCTCTGAAGGAGCCTCCTCTCGTTACAGCTAATACTGTTTTGTCCATTCTTGCGGTAGACTATCCGGTGGACAAGGTTTCTTGTTATGTGTCTGATGATGGGTCTGCCATGTTGACGTTTGAAGCTCTATCAGAAACATCAGAATTTGCAAGGAAATGGGTTCCTTTCTGCAAAAAGTACAGTATTGAGCCACGGGCTCCCGAATGGTACTTTGCTCAGAAGATTGACTACTTAAGAGATAAAGTTCAGCCATCTTTTGTGAAAGACCGTCGGGCTATGAAG AGAGAATATGAAGAATTTAAAATTCGTATCAACGCTCTCGTATCCAAGGCTCAGAAAGTTCCTGAAGAAGGTTGGGTCATGCAAGATGGTACACCTTGGCCTGGAAATAATACAAGGGATCACCCTGGAATGATCCAG GTTTTCTTAGGCCAAAGTGGTGGTCTTGACAGTGATGGTAATGAGCTTCCTCGATTAGTATATGTTTCTCGAGAGAAGCGTCCTGGTTTCCAGCATCACAAGAAAGCTGGTGCCATGAATGCACTT GTTCGTGTGTCAGCAGTTCTTACAAATGGACCTTTCTTGTTGAATCTCGATTGTGATCATTACATTAATAACAGCAAGGCGTTGCGTGAAGCAATGTGCTTTTTGATGGATCCAAATCTTGGGAAATATGTTTGCTATGTTCAATTTCCACAGAGATTCGATGGTATAGACAGGAGCGATCGATATGCCAACCGTAACACTGTCTTCTTTGAT ATTAACTTGAGAGGTTTGGATGGTATTCAAGGCCCTGTATATGTGGGCACTGGATGTGTCTTCAACAGAACAGCTTTGTATGGTTATGAGCCTCCTCACAAGCCTAAGAATAAGAAGGCTCGGTTGCTTTCTTCCTGCTTTGGTGGATCTAGAAAGAAAAGTTCCATGTCAAGTAAGAAAGGTTCAGATAAGAAGAAATCTAGCAAGCATGCTGATCCTACTGTTCCAATCTTCAGCTTGGAGGATATAGAGGAGGGTGTTGAAG GTGCTGGATTCGATGATGAAAAGTCATTGCTCATGTCCCAGATGAGCTTGGAGAAAAGATTCGGTCAGTCAGCTGTTTTTGTTGCATCTACCCTGATGGAGAATGGTGGTGTGCCTCAGTCTGCAACACCAGAGACTCTCCTGAAAGAGGCTATTCATGTCATTAGCTGTGGGTATGAAGATAAGTCGGAATGGGGAACTGAG ATAGGATGGATCTATGGTTCTGTCACAGAAGATATTCTTACAGGATTTAAAATGCATGCACGGGGCTGGCGATCAATTTACTGTATGCCTCCAAGGGCGGCCTTCAAGGGATCAGCTCCAATTAATCTTTCTGATCGATTGAATCAAGTGCTTAGATGGGCCTTAGGATCCGTGGAGATTCTGTTTAGCAGGCATTGTCCAATATGGTATGGATATAAAGGAAGGCTAAAATGGCTAGAGAGATTTGCATATGTTAACACCACGATTTACCCGATCACTTCCATTCCTCTGCTATTATATTGTACATTGCCAGCTGTCTGTTTGCTTACTGGGAAATTCATCATCCCACAG ATAAGTAACCTTGCGAGTATCTGGTTTCTTtccctctttctctccatcTTTGCCACTGGTATACTGGAGATGAGGTGGAGTGGTGTTGGAATTGACGAATGGTGGAGGAACGAGCAGTTCTGGGTCATTGGAGGTGTCTCAGCTCATCTGTTTGCTGTTTTCCAAGGTCTGCTCAAAGTTCTTGCTGGAATAGATACAAATTTCACTGTCACGTCCAAAGCTGGAGACGAAGAAGGAGATTTCACTGAGCTTTACATGTTTAAATGGACAACTCTTCTGATTCCTCCAACTACTCTTCTCATTGTAAACTTGGTCGGAGTTGTTGCTGGAATTTCCTATGCAATCAACAGCGGGTACCAATCTTGGGGACCGTTGTTTGGGAAATTGTTCTTTGCCTTCTGGGTGATCGTTCATCTCTACCCCTTCCTCAAAGGTCTAATGGGGCGGCAGAACCGTACTCCCACCATTGTCGTGGTGTGGTCGATTCTTCTTGCTTCGATCTTCTCATTGCTGTGGGTCAGAGTTGATCCCTTCACTACTAGAGTCACTGGCCCAAAGGTCGAAGAGTGTGGAATTAACTGCTGA
- the LOC121752812 gene encoding uncharacterized protein LOC121752812, which yields MEPLTTPDPVRFSKAVGLSFIGSNTSGKIWLFAEEGSTFDIDWDSEQIFHGRLKSHRIASPLAISAVYAKCTRSERYLLWDKMREIAGTLEGIPWIIGGDFNTILSHRDRTGSDTNRQAEMVDFAEAIEDCRLVDPGFDGTEFTWAKNGLFERLDRVLVNEAWTRVFEATRVTNLPRIASDHGPVLARCKMPNISIGEKAFRFQNMWIRHEGFFAVVKNAWEEPTGAGGLLNIQIKHSRVKRALKEWNKEVFGNIHVNLADKEEAIAVAQSNFEDLPTPVNRAVINKHIAEYILLLRMEEDFWRQKTALKWLAEGDKNTRFYQS from the coding sequence atggaaccgcttaCAACCCCTGATCCGGTCCGGTTCTCCAAGGCCGTGGGGCTGTCCTTCATCGGCTCGAACACAAGCGGCAAGATTTGGTTGTTTGCGGAAGAAGGttctacttttgatattgattggGACTCCGAACAAATCTTTCACGGGAGGCTCAAGTCACATCGCATTGCTAGCCCTCTAGCTATCtcggccgtgtacgccaaatgcacaagaTCTGAGAGATACCTTCTgtgggataagatgagagagatcgCTGGAACCCTCGAGGGAATACCATGGATTATAggtggtgacttcaacaccattctatccCACCGGGACAGAACTGGGAGTGACACCAACCGGCAGGCCGAGATGgtcgattttgcggaggcaattGAGGATTGCCGACTCGTGGACCCAGGGTTCGATGGGACGGAATTTACTTGGGCCAAAAACGGTCTATTTGAACGgctggatagagtgcttgttaaTGAGGCTTGGACTAGGGTCTTCGAGGCCACCCGAGTAACGAACCTCCCACGGATCGCCTCGGACCACGGACCAGTCCTAGCACGATGCAAAATGCCGAACATTTCCATCGGGGAgaaggcattcaggttccagaacatgtggatccgacatgaggGGTTTTTTGCTGTAGTTAAGAATGCATGGGAAGAGCCCACTGGGGCGGGCGGCCTTCTAAACATCCAAATTAAACATTCCAGAGTTAAAAGAGCActaaaggagtggaacaaagaggttttcggGAACATCCACGTCAATCTTGCGGACAAGGAGGAAGCCATTGCCGTGGCCCAATCCAACTTCGAGGACTTGCCTACACCCGTGAATAGGGCAGTGATCAACAAGCatattgccgagtacatccttttgttgAGAATGGAAGAGGATTTCTGGAGGCAAAAGACAGCTTTGAAATGGCTAGCCGAGGGGGACAAGAAcacccggttctatcaaagctaG